A region from the Gossypium hirsutum isolate 1008001.06 chromosome A08, Gossypium_hirsutum_v2.1, whole genome shotgun sequence genome encodes:
- the LOC107895117 gene encoding uncharacterized protein, giving the protein MGNDQILPSKAPLEEICISEILGISLASFRGLIYNKSPFQLLSQRSEQRSKADSQGSTEAELYGEKAMEAMRGNPILLLLSYIPETSGLGSIGLPQIAKKKGYCCGIDQLVLDWTFSGLFSVSTLGSKILQMDLD; this is encoded by the exons ATGGGCAACGACCAGATCCTACCATCGAAGGCTCCACTCGAGGAAATCTG TATTTCAGAGATATTAGGGATCTCATTGGCATCGTTTCGAGGCTTGATATATAATAAATCCCCCTTCCAACTTCTATCTCAACGAAGTGAACAGAGGTCAAAAGCCGATTCGCAAG GTTCTACGGAAGCAGAGCTGTACGGGGAGAAGGCCATGGAAGCCATGCGTGGGAACCCCATTCTGTTGCTACTCTCGTATATTCCAGAAACTTCTGGCCTAGGCTCTATCGGTTTACCTCAAATAGCCAAGAAGAAGGGCTACTGCTGCGGCATTGATCAATTAGTCTTAGATTGGACCTTTTCCGGGTTATTTTCGGTCTCAACTTTGGGGTCCAAAATTTTGCAAATGGATTTGgattag
- the LOC107895118 gene encoding primary amine oxidase — translation MESKPFFRFLFFFIAIAFLFLFAWTHLHYAPSPGVTTLLDCASNSPWCTSSKNRFQSKQPTLTKTPRASTSQRRHHESAVPRHPLDPLTIQEFNKVRKILSSHALFKSSNNYALHSVVLEEPNKELVLKWKKGQPLFPRIASVIARANGVSHVLTVNLETDNVTVLNTAPPTGYPTMTIEDMTSATWAPLSNAKFNRTIIERGVNLKDVACLPISLGWFGKKEENRRLIKVQCYSMEDTANFYMRPIEGLTVLLDMDTKEVVEVSDTGRSIPIPKATNTDYRFSEQKLQQDLNSINPISIEQPKGPSFVIEDEHLVKWANWEFHLKPDPRAGVVVSRAKVRDLESGVLRDVMYKGFTSELFVPYMDPTDAWYFKTYMDAGEYGFGLQAMPLDPLNDCPRNAYYMDGVFAAGDGVPYVRSNMVCMFERYTGDIGWRHAESPITGMEIKEVRPKVTLVVRMAASVANYDYIVDWEFQTDGLIRIKVGLSGILMVKGTAYENMNQVEGQENLFGTLLSENVIGVIHDHYITFYLDMDIDGSDNSFVNVNIKRQETSPGESPRKSYLKAVRNVAKTEKDAQIQLKLYDPSEFHVINPTKKTRVGNPVGYKVVPGGTAASLLDHDDPPQKRGAFTNNQIWVTPYNRSEQWAGGLFVYQSHGEDTLDVWSERDRPIENKDIVVWYTLGFHHIPCQEDFPIMPTVSSSFDLKPVNFFESNPILRAPPYFEKDLPVCRPAASA, via the exons ATGGAATCAAAGCCTTTCTTTCGTTTCCTCTTTTTCTTCATCGCCATagctttcctttttctcttcGCCTGGACTCACCTCCATTACGCGCCATCCCCTGGCGTCACCACCCTCCTCGACTGTGCCAGCAACTCTCCTTGGTGCACCTCCTCCAAGAACCGGTTTCAGTCCAAACAACCCACACTCACAAAAACCCCACGTGCCTCCACCTCCCAGCGTCGTCACCACGAGTCAGCTGTCCCTCGCCACCCACTCGACCCCCTCACCATCCAAGAGTTCAACAAGGTCCGCAAAATCCTTTCTTCCCACGCGCTCTTCAAGTCCTCCAATAACTACGCGCTCCATTCCGTCGTCCTAGAAGAACCCAACAAAGAACTTGTCCTTAAATGGAAAAAAGGCCAACCACTCTTCCCACGAATAGCCTCCGTCATCGCACGTGCCAACGGCGTCTCGCACGTGCTGACTGTCAACTTAGAAACCGACAATGTCACCGTTCTAAACACGGCTCCTCCGACAGGTTACCCGACGATGACGATAGAAGACATGACCTCGGCTACGTGGGCTCCACTTTCGAACGCCAAGTTCAACCGTACGATCATCGAACGAGGCGTTAATCTTAAAGACGTGGCATGCCTGCCGATATCCTTAGGTTGGTTCGGGAAAAAGGAGGAGAACAGGAGGTTAATTAAGGTACAGTGCTACTCCATGGAAGACACTGCAAACTTTTACATGAGACCAATCGAGGGCTTAACTGTTTTACTCGATATGGATACAAAAGAAGTGGTGGAGGTATCGGATACGGGTCGGTCCATCCCCATACCCAAAGCCACCAACACCGATTATCGTTTTTCGGAGCAGAAGCTCCAGCAGGATCTCAACTCTATAAACCCCATATCCATTGAACAGCCAAAGGGTCCAAGTTTTGTTATCGAAGATGAACATTTGGTGAAATGGGCAAACTGGGAATTCCATTTGAAACCCGATCCGAGAGCAGGTGTGGTGGTTTCTCGGGCTAAGGTCCGGGACCTTGAGAGTGGGGTGTTGAGGGATGTGATGTACAAAGGCTTTACTTCAGAATTGTTTGTTCCATACATGGACCCCACTGATGCATGGTATTTTAAGACTTACATGGATGCGGGTGAATACGGGTTCGGGCTGCAAGCTATGCCACTTGACCCGCTTAATGATTGTCCAAGAAATGCATATTATATGGATGGGGTGTTCGCCGCCGGTGATGGTGTACCCTATGTCCGATCAAACATGGTCTGCATGTTTGAGAGGTACACAGGTGATATAGGGTGGCGGCATGCAGAGAGTCCAATTACGGGTATGGAG ATTAAGGAAGTAAGGCCAAAGGTGACATTAGTGGTTCGAATGGCTGCATCGGTGGCTAACTATGATTATATTGTTGACTGGGAGTTCCAAACAGATGGACTTATCAGGATTAAG GTTGGACTTAGCGGCATTTTGATGGTGAAAGGGACTGCATATGAGAACATGAATCAAGTGGAAGGGCAAGAAAATCTGTTCGGTACCCTTCTGTCTGAAAACGTCATTGGCGTCATCCATGATCATTACATCACATTCTACTTGGATATGGACATAGACGGCTCTGATAATTCCTTTGTTAACGTAAATATCAAAAGGCAAGAAACTTCTCCAGGAGAGTCACCAAGGAAAAGCTATCTAAAAGCTGTTAGAAATGTGGCTAAAACAGAGAAAGATGCTCAAATTCAACTTAAACTCTATGACCCATCGGAGTTCCATGTTATCAATCCAACTAAAAAGACAAGGGTTGGGAACCCTGTCGGGTACAAGGTTGTTCCTGGTGGCACAGCAGCTAGTTTGCTGGATCATGATGACCCACCACAGAAAAGAGGTGCATTCACAAATAACCAAATATGGGTCACTCCATATAACAGAAGTGAGCAATGGGCTGGTGGATTATTTGTTTACCAGAGCCACGGTGAAGACACACTTGATGTTTGGTCTGAAAG GGATCGACCAATCGAGAACAAGGACATTGTGGTTTGGTATACATTAGGGTTCCATCACATACCATGCCAGGAGGATTTTCCTATAATGCCAACAGTGTCATCAAGCTTTGATTTGAAGCCAGTTAATTTCTTCGAGAGCAACCCGATTCTTAGAGCTCCACCCTATTTTGAAAAGGATTTACCAGTTTGCAGGCCAGCTGCTTCAGCATGA